A stretch of DNA from Acidobacteriota bacterium:
CTCTTGCCCCAATCGAAGGCTTGCCCTTCAATTTCCGTAGCTCCCTCGATGTGGGTTCCCTCCCCGCTCTTGCGAACACCCACGAGCAGATCCCCTGCGAACGACCAAATATCGGACGGGAGCTTGGCGATGAGAAGGCACCCATCCTCGAATTGCCGAACAGCTTGCAGCGGGTGCCCCCGCTGAGCGAGGGAGCAAAGCGC
This window harbors:
- a CDS encoding zinc ribbon domain-containing protein, with the translated sequence ALCSLAQRGHPLQAVRQFEDGCLLIAKLPSDIWSFAGDLLVGVRKSGEGTHIEGATEIEGQAFDWGKSSRCLRTLFEDIQNISG